In Papaver somniferum cultivar HN1 chromosome 1, ASM357369v1, whole genome shotgun sequence, a genomic segment contains:
- the LOC113325398 gene encoding bifunctional 3-dehydroquinate dehydratase/shikimate dehydrogenase, chloroplastic-like isoform X1 produces MATYSTLICAPIMGKSMNQMILDIDKAREIGVDMVEIRLDYLSSFNPYQDIQILIKSCTMLTLFTYRPKWEGGEYEGDDSIRLDALKLAMELGANYIDVELQVAHEFISSLDEKTREKSKIIVSSHNYHATPSVEEIGDLMVSIQSTGADIVKIATTAGDITDVARMFQIIVHSQVPFIGLVMTEKGLISRLLCPKYGGYLTFGSLEEGIVSAPGQPTVKDLLDIYNLRDIGPDTKVLGLIGKPVSQSKSPLLFNKTFKSVGFDGVYVPFLVDDLAKFLAAYASADFAGFSCTMPYKEAALECCDEVDPIAKLIGAVNTIVRRPSDGKLIGYNTDYVGAISAIEDGLRGSDQNYHGSGSPLEGKLFVVIGAGGAGKALAYGAKAKGAKVVIANRTYERSRELAALVGGDAITLSQLETFCPEDGMILANTTSIGMHPKIEETPIPKHALSAYALVFDAVYTPKMTRLLLEAKESGAAVVTGVDMFIVQAYEQYERFTGLPAPKELFKEIVSKM; encoded by the exons ATGGCAACATATTCGACATTAATATGCGCTCCAATAATGGGAAAATCTATGAACCAGATGATTCTTGATATAGACAAAGCTAGAGAAATTGGAGTTGATATGGTTGAAATCAGATTGGACTATCTATCAAGCTTCAATCCTTACCAAGATATTCAAATTCTAATAAAAAGTTGTACCATGTTAACTCTTTTCACCTACAG ACCCAAATGGGAAGGAGGTGAGTACGAAGGTGATGACAGTATTCGGCTCGATGCACTTAAACTTGCCATGGAGCTGGGAGCTAATTATATTGATGTTGAGCTTCAG GTTGCACATGAGTTTATTAGTTCGTTAGATGAGAAGACACGTGAAAAGTCTAAAATTATCGTTTCTTCTCATAACTACCATGCAACTCCATCAGTGGAAGAAATAGGCGATCTTATGGTAAGTATACAATCTACTGGTGCTGACATAGTGAAGATTGCGACAACTGCCGGGGATATTACAGATGTCGCTCGCATGTTTCAAATTATAGTGCATTCCCAA GTTCCGTTTATCGGATTGGTAATGACTGAAAAGGGTTTGATCTCAAGGTTGCTTTGCCCTAAATATGGTGGCTATCTCACTTTTGGTAGTCTTGAAGAGGGAATAGTATCAGCTCCCGGGCAaccaacggtaaaggatttattggATATATACAACCTCAGAGACATAGGTCCTGATACAAAAGTACTTGGACTTATTGGGAAGCCTGTGAGTCAAAGCAAGTCCCCTCTTTTGTTTAATAAAACGTTTAAGTCCGTTGGTTTCGATGGAGTTTATGTGCCATTTCTGGTGGATGACCTTGCAAAGTTTTTGGCTGCTTATGCATCTGCTGATTTTGCTGGATTCAG TTGTACAATGCCGTACAAGGAAGCTGCGCTTGAATGTTGTGATGAGGTTGATCCAATTGCCAAG TTAATAGGAGCTGTTAATACCATTGTTAGGAGACCGAGTGATGGGAAGTTAATTGGTTACAACACCGACTATGTTGGTGCTATTTCTGCCATAGAAGATGGGCTGAGAG GTTCAGATCAAAATTACCATGGAAGTGGTTCGCCCTTAGAAGGTAAATTATTTGTTGTTATTGGAGCAGGTGGTGCAGGTAAGGCCCTTGCTTATGGTGCAAAGGCAAAGGGAGCCAAAGTTGTGATAGCCAACCGCACTTATG AGCGTTCCAGAGAACTAGCAGCGTTGGTCGGAGGAGATGCAATTACTCTTTCTCAGTTGGAAACTTTCTGCCCAGAGGATGGGATGATTCTTGCAAACACGACATCTATAGGAATGCATCCGAAAATTGAAGAAACACCAATACCAAAG CATGCCCTAAGTGCTTATGCACTGGTTTTTGATGCCGTTTACACTCCAAAAATGACAAGACTTTTGCTGGAAGCAAAAGAATCGGGAGCTGCAGTTGTTACTGGGGTAGATATGTTCATCGTCCAGGCATATGAACAATATGAAAGGTTCACTGGTTTGCCAG CGCCTAAGGAACTCTTCAAGGAAATCGTGTCTAAAATGTAA
- the LOC113325398 gene encoding bifunctional 3-dehydroquinate dehydratase/shikimate dehydrogenase, chloroplastic-like isoform X2, protein MATYSTLICAPIMGKSMNQMILDIDKAREIGVDMVEIRLDYLSSFNPYQDIQILIKSCTMLTLFTYRPKWEGGEYEGDDSIRLDALKLAMELGANYIDVELQVAHEFISSLDEKTREKSKIIVSSHNYHATPSVEEIGDLMVPFIGLVMTEKGLISRLLCPKYGGYLTFGSLEEGIVSAPGQPTVKDLLDIYNLRDIGPDTKVLGLIGKPVSQSKSPLLFNKTFKSVGFDGVYVPFLVDDLAKFLAAYASADFAGFSCTMPYKEAALECCDEVDPIAKLIGAVNTIVRRPSDGKLIGYNTDYVGAISAIEDGLRGSDQNYHGSGSPLEGKLFVVIGAGGAGKALAYGAKAKGAKVVIANRTYERSRELAALVGGDAITLSQLETFCPEDGMILANTTSIGMHPKIEETPIPKHALSAYALVFDAVYTPKMTRLLLEAKESGAAVVTGVDMFIVQAYEQYERFTGLPAPKELFKEIVSKM, encoded by the exons ATGGCAACATATTCGACATTAATATGCGCTCCAATAATGGGAAAATCTATGAACCAGATGATTCTTGATATAGACAAAGCTAGAGAAATTGGAGTTGATATGGTTGAAATCAGATTGGACTATCTATCAAGCTTCAATCCTTACCAAGATATTCAAATTCTAATAAAAAGTTGTACCATGTTAACTCTTTTCACCTACAG ACCCAAATGGGAAGGAGGTGAGTACGAAGGTGATGACAGTATTCGGCTCGATGCACTTAAACTTGCCATGGAGCTGGGAGCTAATTATATTGATGTTGAGCTTCAG GTTGCACATGAGTTTATTAGTTCGTTAGATGAGAAGACACGTGAAAAGTCTAAAATTATCGTTTCTTCTCATAACTACCATGCAACTCCATCAGTGGAAGAAATAGGCGATCTTATG GTTCCGTTTATCGGATTGGTAATGACTGAAAAGGGTTTGATCTCAAGGTTGCTTTGCCCTAAATATGGTGGCTATCTCACTTTTGGTAGTCTTGAAGAGGGAATAGTATCAGCTCCCGGGCAaccaacggtaaaggatttattggATATATACAACCTCAGAGACATAGGTCCTGATACAAAAGTACTTGGACTTATTGGGAAGCCTGTGAGTCAAAGCAAGTCCCCTCTTTTGTTTAATAAAACGTTTAAGTCCGTTGGTTTCGATGGAGTTTATGTGCCATTTCTGGTGGATGACCTTGCAAAGTTTTTGGCTGCTTATGCATCTGCTGATTTTGCTGGATTCAG TTGTACAATGCCGTACAAGGAAGCTGCGCTTGAATGTTGTGATGAGGTTGATCCAATTGCCAAG TTAATAGGAGCTGTTAATACCATTGTTAGGAGACCGAGTGATGGGAAGTTAATTGGTTACAACACCGACTATGTTGGTGCTATTTCTGCCATAGAAGATGGGCTGAGAG GTTCAGATCAAAATTACCATGGAAGTGGTTCGCCCTTAGAAGGTAAATTATTTGTTGTTATTGGAGCAGGTGGTGCAGGTAAGGCCCTTGCTTATGGTGCAAAGGCAAAGGGAGCCAAAGTTGTGATAGCCAACCGCACTTATG AGCGTTCCAGAGAACTAGCAGCGTTGGTCGGAGGAGATGCAATTACTCTTTCTCAGTTGGAAACTTTCTGCCCAGAGGATGGGATGATTCTTGCAAACACGACATCTATAGGAATGCATCCGAAAATTGAAGAAACACCAATACCAAAG CATGCCCTAAGTGCTTATGCACTGGTTTTTGATGCCGTTTACACTCCAAAAATGACAAGACTTTTGCTGGAAGCAAAAGAATCGGGAGCTGCAGTTGTTACTGGGGTAGATATGTTCATCGTCCAGGCATATGAACAATATGAAAGGTTCACTGGTTTGCCAG CGCCTAAGGAACTCTTCAAGGAAATCGTGTCTAAAATGTAA